From a single Nicotiana tomentosiformis chromosome 2, ASM39032v3, whole genome shotgun sequence genomic region:
- the LOC138905142 gene encoding uncharacterized protein — MVVPKAKAPLPRPPLPYPQRLAKQNNETQFKKFIDMLKSLSLNVPLVEALEQVAGYAKFMKDLLEDPGAFTIPCTIGSANFAKALCDLGASINLMPYYVFKTLGIGQPRPISMRLQMADRTLKRLLGIIDDVLVWVDKFILPTDCVILDCEVDYEVLIILGRPFLAAGKALVDVEAGELTFQAGDEKFVFHVCKLVRQPNSNEVCSFVNLVTEVIADNTSAMINVEDPLEDVLLNHEDDEKAGLIECANALQGMGSYTYGPRKLSLDFENRKTPPTNPSIEEPPTLELKPFPSHLSYEFLGTCSTIPVILSLCLTNVQVDSTLAVLQRRKKAIG; from the exons ATGGTAGTGCCCAAAGCTAAGgcccctttgccaaggcctcctctaccatatcctcaaaggctcgcaaagcaaaataacgagacccaattcaagaaattcattgatatgttGAAAAGTTTGTCCCTAAATGTACCTTTAGTTGAAGCTCTAGAACAAGTggcgggatatgccaagttcatgaaggacttg ctagaagatcccggtgcctttacaattccatgcactatcGGTAGTGCCAATTTCGCCAAAGCCTTGTGCGATTTGGGAGCaagcattaatttgatgccatattatGTGTTCAAGACATtagggattgggcaaccaagacctatttcaatgagattgcaaatggcagACCGAACACTGAAGAGGCtattggggataattgatgatgtgctagTTTGGGTTGACAAGTTCATACTTCCAACAGATTGTGTGATACtcgactgtgaggttgactatgaggtACTAATCATATTGGGGAGACCCTTCCTAGCAGCagggaaggcattggttgatgtAGAAGCTGGGGAGCTCACCTTCCAGGCGGGAGATGAAAAAtttgtgttccacgtgtgcaaattaGTGAGGCAACCTAATAGCAACGAAGTATGCTCTTTTGTGAATCTTGTGACGGAGGTGATTGCTGATAACACTAGTGCtatgatcaatgtggaagaccctcTGGAAGATGTGTTGTTAAATCACGAGGATGATGAGAAGGCAGGCTTGATAGAATGtgcaaatgctttgcaaggaatgggatcctacacatatggaccccgtaaactttccttggactttgagaaccggaagactccgcCAACAaatccctcaatcgaggagccaccaacattggagttgaagcccttTCCTTCACACCTCAGTTATGAGTTCTTAGGCACTTGTTCCACaatacctgttattctttctttgtgcttaactaacgtgcaggtagattccacccttgcggtgcttcaaagaaggaagaaggcaATAGGTTGA